The following proteins are co-located in the Manihot esculenta cultivar AM560-2 chromosome 7, M.esculenta_v8, whole genome shotgun sequence genome:
- the LOC110618646 gene encoding homeobox protein HAT3.1 isoform X2: protein MFKAEHMGVSPAQVTFDAKSYSFHNQSTPVETPEYGAEHKHIEILEQKHQIMSETVQTEPGDTNTVVSQSGASEALHQSSEDASEALHQSSEDATKSSLSENLEWPSEGTRKSMLTDKSLGPRPITIDQKLEFDSEDTCNGPSKEQYSLRSGITENHNALPAFTVNETADAAKNSLTEDLEFPHEDARNSSQIDKSLCPQQSIPEEILEFSSDGAHCEPLIERQKAGCDIVKGELLEISTPLSSCTAANHLEPPPALVAKSYPIICLGLPHFKKNNVPATKKLLMLHDDMDTRSKLKQSKTPSKDMVSNSSRMGRKVKITAKSSKRKYVLQSLVRSDRVLRSRSHEKPKAPDSSINLPKVSSKKEKTKQKKKKGQGMRIEVDEYSRIRKHLRYLLNCMSYEQSLITAYSAEGWKGLSLEKLKPEKELQRATSEIFRRKLKIRDLFQRIDSLCAEGKLPESLFDSEGQISSEDIFCAKCGSKDFTADNDIILCDGACDRGFHQYCLTPPLLKDEIPPDDEGWLCPGCDCKVDCIELLNDCQGTNISISDSWEKVFPEAAAAGQNSDQNIGLPSDDSDDNDYDPDEPEIDKKSEGDESSSDESDFTSASDELEASPGDKQNLGIPFDDSEDGDDDYDPDGPDIDENVKEESSSSDFTSDSEDLAAYLDDKELSREVESPGSSGPQGGVVREGSKHGGKKMQSLHGELLSILELNPRQDGGTPVSEKRNVERLNYKKLYDETYGNVSSDSSDDEDFTDTVGPRKRRKSTEVAPASVNGDAFVIKNGKQDRKETEYAPKKSQQSNIQNTSISPAKSQEGSSPSSLCGKTVKPSAYRRLGEAVTQDIRFPPIIIQYFEVGHLLKEILPNLHQNTQ from the exons ATGTTCAAGGCTGAGCACATGGGTGTTTCTCCAGCACAAGTTACTTTTGATGCAAAAAGTTACTCATTCCATAATCAAAGCACACCAGTAGAAACACCTGAATATGGTGCTGAACATAAGCATATTGAAATATTGGAACAAAAACATCAGATTATGTCAGAAACTGTACAGACTGAACCAGGTGATACTAATACTGTAGTCTCCCAATCTGGTGCTAGTGAAGCATTGCATCAGTCCTCTGAAGATGCTAGTGAAGCATTGCATCAGTCTTCTGAAGATGCTACAAAAAGTTCTCTTTCTGAAAATTTAGAATGGCCATCAGAAGGCACACGCAAGAGTATGTTGACTGATAAAAGTTTAGGCCCTAGACCAATTACAATAGACCAGAAACTTGAGTTTGATTCAGAGGATACATGTAATGGACCATCAAAAGAGCAATATTCACTTCGCTCTGGGATTACAGAAAATCATAATGCACTACCGGCCTTCACTGTTAATGAAACTGCAGATGCAGCCAAGAATTCTCTTACCGAGGATTTGGAATTTCCACATGAAGATGCTCGGAATAGTAGTCAGATAGATAAAAGTTTGTGCCCTCAACAATCTATTCCTGAAGAGATACTTGAGTTTTCTTCTGATGGTGCTCATTGTGAACCATTGATAGAAAGACAAAAGGCTGGCTGTGACATTGTAAAAGGTGAATTGTTGGAAATCAGCACTCCATTGTCTAGTTGTACTGCAGCCAATCATCTGGAGCCACCTCCTGCTCTTGTCGCCAAGAGTTATCCTATTATATGTTTAGGTCTACCTCATTTCAAGAAGAACAATGTTCCTGCTACCAAAAAATTACTAATGCTTCATGATGATATGGATACACGCTCAAAACTTAAACAATCAAAAACGCCATCTAAAGATATGGTTAGTAATTCTAGCCGGATGGGCCGGAAGGTTAAAATAActgcaaaatcatcaaaaagaAAATATGTCTTACAATCTTTGGTAAGAAGTGATAGAGTTCTGCGGTCAAGGTCACATGAAAAACCTAAAGCTCCTGATTCCAGTATAAACCTGCCTAAAGTTAGCTCCAAAAAGGAGAAaacaaagcaaaagaagaaaaagggacAAGGAATGAGAATTGAAGTTGATGAATATTCAAGAATCAGGAAACATTTAAGATATTTGCTGAATTGCATGAGCTATGAACAAAGCCTGATCACAGCTTATTCTGCAGAAGGCTGGAAAGGACTAAG CCTAGAAAAGTTAAAGCCAGAAAAGGAGCTGCAACGAGCTACATCTGAAATTTTTCGGCGCAAATTGAAAATACGAGATTTATTTCAACGTATTGATTCACTGTGTGCTGAAGGAAAGCTTCCAGAATCTTTATTCGATTCTGAAGGACAGATTAGCAGTGAGGAT ATATTCTGTGCAAAATGTGGTTCCAAAGACTTCACTGCTGATAATGATATTATACTTTGTGATGGTGCTTGTGACCGAGGGTTCCATCAGTACTGTTTAACACCGCCATTGTTAAAAGACGAAA TTCCTCCCGATGATGAGGGTTGGTTATGCCCTGGATGTGATTGCAAAGTAGATTGCATTGAATTGCTTAATGACTGTCAAGGAACAAATATTTCTATAAGTGACAGCTGGGAG AAGGTTTTCCCTGAGGCTGCAGCTGCTGGACAAAATTCAGATCAGAACATTGGACTTCCATCTGATGATTCTGATGATAATGATTATGATCCTGATGAACCAGAAATTGATAAAAAGAGTGAGGGAGATGAATCAAGCTCTGATGAATCTGACTTCACTTCTGCATCTGATGAATTGGAGGCTTCACCTGGTGATAAGCAGAATTTGGGGATTCCCTTTGATGATTCTGAGGATGGTGATGATGACTATGATCCTGATGGTCCAGATATTGATGAGAACGTGAAGGAGGAGAGTTCAAGTTCTGATTTTACATCCGACTCTGAGGATCTTGCTGCTTATCTTGATGATAAAGAGTTGTCCAGAGAAGTTGAAAGCCCTGGGTCTAGTGGACCCCAAGGAGGTGTTGTTAGAGAAGGATCTAAACATGGTGGAAAAAAGATGCAATCTTTACATGGTGAGCTGTTATCCATTTTAGAGCTGAATCCTAGACAAGATGGAGGCACACCCGTTTCTGAAAAAAGAAATGTTGAGAGATTGAACTACAAAAAACTGTATGAC GAAACATATGGAAATGTTTCATCTGACTCAAGtgatgatgaagatttcacTGATACTGTTGGACCAAGGAAGAGGAGGAAAAGTACAGAAGTTGCTCCAGCATCAGTAAATGGAGATGCTTTTGTGATCAAGAATGGAAAGCAAGACCGAAAAGAGACTGAATATGCTCCTAAGAAAAGTCAACAGTCTAACATCCAAAATACAAGCATATCACCCGCTAAATCACAGGAAGGTTCTTCTCCATCTAGTTTATGTGGTAAAACAGTTAAACCATCTGCGTATAGAAGGCTTGGAGAAGCTGTAACTCAG GATATAAGATTTCCTCCAATCATAATACAATATTTTGAAGTAGGTCATCTATTGAAGGAaatcctgcccaatctgcatcagaacacccaataa
- the LOC110618646 gene encoding homeobox protein HAT3.1 isoform X1 has protein sequence MFKAEHMGVSPAQVTFDAKSYSFHNQSTPVETPEYGAEHKHIEILEQKHQIMSETVQTEPGDTNTVVSQSGASEALHQSSEDASEALHQSSEDATKSSLSENLEWPSEGTRKSMLTDKSLGPRPITIDQKLEFDSEDTCNGPSKEQYSLRSGITENHNALPAFTVNETADAAKNSLTEDLEFPHEDARNSSQIDKSLCPQQSIPEEILEFSSDGAHCEPLIERQKAGCDIVKGELLEISTPLSSCTAANHLEPPPALVAKSYPIICLGLPHFKKNNVPATKKLLMLHDDMDTRSKLKQSKTPSKDMVSNSSRMGRKVKITAKSSKRKYVLQSLVRSDRVLRSRSHEKPKAPDSSINLPKVSSKKEKTKQKKKKGQGMRIEVDEYSRIRKHLRYLLNCMSYEQSLITAYSAEGWKGLSLEKLKPEKELQRATSEIFRRKLKIRDLFQRIDSLCAEGKLPESLFDSEGQISSEDIFCAKCGSKDFTADNDIILCDGACDRGFHQYCLTPPLLKDEIPPDDEGWLCPGCDCKVDCIELLNDCQGTNISISDSWEKVFPEAAAAGQNSDQNIGLPSDDSDDNDYDPDEPEIDKKSEGDESSSDESDFTSASDELEASPGDKQNLGIPFDDSEDGDDDYDPDGPDIDENVKEESSSSDFTSDSEDLAAYLDDKELSREVESPGSSGPQGGVVREGSKHGGKKMQSLHGELLSILELNPRQDGGTPVSEKRNVERLNYKKLYDETYGNVSSDSSDDEDFTDTVGPRKRRKSTEVAPASVNGDAFVIKNGKQDRKETEYAPKKSQQSNIQNTSISPAKSQEGSSPSSLCGKTVKPSAYRRLGEAVTQRLYKSFKENQYPDRATKDNLAKELGVTFRQVNKWFENARWSFNHSSSMDALVRKASGKDSPLPKTNPKLPEGRQSAGKDATLDGAHSEKTPKISNATPKSNIGDARDAKLGSEKGSKQNSRKRKSGTDSTAEAAKKLPANLPKDQETRAGGRMTRSRSLR, from the exons ATGTTCAAGGCTGAGCACATGGGTGTTTCTCCAGCACAAGTTACTTTTGATGCAAAAAGTTACTCATTCCATAATCAAAGCACACCAGTAGAAACACCTGAATATGGTGCTGAACATAAGCATATTGAAATATTGGAACAAAAACATCAGATTATGTCAGAAACTGTACAGACTGAACCAGGTGATACTAATACTGTAGTCTCCCAATCTGGTGCTAGTGAAGCATTGCATCAGTCCTCTGAAGATGCTAGTGAAGCATTGCATCAGTCTTCTGAAGATGCTACAAAAAGTTCTCTTTCTGAAAATTTAGAATGGCCATCAGAAGGCACACGCAAGAGTATGTTGACTGATAAAAGTTTAGGCCCTAGACCAATTACAATAGACCAGAAACTTGAGTTTGATTCAGAGGATACATGTAATGGACCATCAAAAGAGCAATATTCACTTCGCTCTGGGATTACAGAAAATCATAATGCACTACCGGCCTTCACTGTTAATGAAACTGCAGATGCAGCCAAGAATTCTCTTACCGAGGATTTGGAATTTCCACATGAAGATGCTCGGAATAGTAGTCAGATAGATAAAAGTTTGTGCCCTCAACAATCTATTCCTGAAGAGATACTTGAGTTTTCTTCTGATGGTGCTCATTGTGAACCATTGATAGAAAGACAAAAGGCTGGCTGTGACATTGTAAAAGGTGAATTGTTGGAAATCAGCACTCCATTGTCTAGTTGTACTGCAGCCAATCATCTGGAGCCACCTCCTGCTCTTGTCGCCAAGAGTTATCCTATTATATGTTTAGGTCTACCTCATTTCAAGAAGAACAATGTTCCTGCTACCAAAAAATTACTAATGCTTCATGATGATATGGATACACGCTCAAAACTTAAACAATCAAAAACGCCATCTAAAGATATGGTTAGTAATTCTAGCCGGATGGGCCGGAAGGTTAAAATAActgcaaaatcatcaaaaagaAAATATGTCTTACAATCTTTGGTAAGAAGTGATAGAGTTCTGCGGTCAAGGTCACATGAAAAACCTAAAGCTCCTGATTCCAGTATAAACCTGCCTAAAGTTAGCTCCAAAAAGGAGAAaacaaagcaaaagaagaaaaagggacAAGGAATGAGAATTGAAGTTGATGAATATTCAAGAATCAGGAAACATTTAAGATATTTGCTGAATTGCATGAGCTATGAACAAAGCCTGATCACAGCTTATTCTGCAGAAGGCTGGAAAGGACTAAG CCTAGAAAAGTTAAAGCCAGAAAAGGAGCTGCAACGAGCTACATCTGAAATTTTTCGGCGCAAATTGAAAATACGAGATTTATTTCAACGTATTGATTCACTGTGTGCTGAAGGAAAGCTTCCAGAATCTTTATTCGATTCTGAAGGACAGATTAGCAGTGAGGAT ATATTCTGTGCAAAATGTGGTTCCAAAGACTTCACTGCTGATAATGATATTATACTTTGTGATGGTGCTTGTGACCGAGGGTTCCATCAGTACTGTTTAACACCGCCATTGTTAAAAGACGAAA TTCCTCCCGATGATGAGGGTTGGTTATGCCCTGGATGTGATTGCAAAGTAGATTGCATTGAATTGCTTAATGACTGTCAAGGAACAAATATTTCTATAAGTGACAGCTGGGAG AAGGTTTTCCCTGAGGCTGCAGCTGCTGGACAAAATTCAGATCAGAACATTGGACTTCCATCTGATGATTCTGATGATAATGATTATGATCCTGATGAACCAGAAATTGATAAAAAGAGTGAGGGAGATGAATCAAGCTCTGATGAATCTGACTTCACTTCTGCATCTGATGAATTGGAGGCTTCACCTGGTGATAAGCAGAATTTGGGGATTCCCTTTGATGATTCTGAGGATGGTGATGATGACTATGATCCTGATGGTCCAGATATTGATGAGAACGTGAAGGAGGAGAGTTCAAGTTCTGATTTTACATCCGACTCTGAGGATCTTGCTGCTTATCTTGATGATAAAGAGTTGTCCAGAGAAGTTGAAAGCCCTGGGTCTAGTGGACCCCAAGGAGGTGTTGTTAGAGAAGGATCTAAACATGGTGGAAAAAAGATGCAATCTTTACATGGTGAGCTGTTATCCATTTTAGAGCTGAATCCTAGACAAGATGGAGGCACACCCGTTTCTGAAAAAAGAAATGTTGAGAGATTGAACTACAAAAAACTGTATGAC GAAACATATGGAAATGTTTCATCTGACTCAAGtgatgatgaagatttcacTGATACTGTTGGACCAAGGAAGAGGAGGAAAAGTACAGAAGTTGCTCCAGCATCAGTAAATGGAGATGCTTTTGTGATCAAGAATGGAAAGCAAGACCGAAAAGAGACTGAATATGCTCCTAAGAAAAGTCAACAGTCTAACATCCAAAATACAAGCATATCACCCGCTAAATCACAGGAAGGTTCTTCTCCATCTAGTTTATGTGGTAAAACAGTTAAACCATCTGCGTATAGAAGGCTTGGAGAAGCTGTAACTCAG AGACTTTACAAATCCTTCAAGGAAAACCAATATCCCGATCGAGCTACAAAAGATAATCTGGCAAAAGAGCTAGGAGTCACTTTCCGGCAG GTAAATAAGTGGTTTGAAAATGCTCGATGGAGCTTCAATCATTCATCATCTATGGATGCACTGGTCAGAAAAGCTTCAGGGAAGGATTCTCCCCTACCTAAAACAAACCCAAAACTGCCAGAAGGACGTCAATCTGCTGGCAAAGATGCTACGTTGGATGGAGCTCACAGTGAGAAAACACCCAAGATTAGTAATGCCACACCAAAAAGCAACATTGGAGATGCAAGGGATGCTAAATTGGGTAGTGAAAAAGGCAGCAAACAGAACTCTAGAAAGAGAAAATCAGGAACAGATTCAACAGCAGAGGCGGCAAAAAAGCTTCCAGCTAATTTACCAAAAGATCAAGAAACTCGAGCAGGTGGCCGAATGACGAGAAGTAGATCTCTTAGATGA
- the LOC110618646 gene encoding homeobox protein HAT3.1 isoform X3, whose amino-acid sequence MFKAEHMGVSPAQVTFDAKSYSFHNQSTPVETPEYGAEHKHIEILEQKHQIMSETVQTEPGDTNTVVSQSGASEALHQSSEDASEALHQSSEDATKSSLSENLEWPSEGTRKSMLTDKSLGPRPITIDQKLEFDSEDTCNGPSKEQYSLRSGITENHNALPAFTVNETADAAKNSLTEDLEFPHEDARNSSQIDKSLCPQQSIPEEILEFSSDGAHCEPLIERQKAGCDIVKGELLEISTPLSSCTAANHLEPPPALVAKSYPIICLGLPHFKKNNVPATKKLLMLHDDMDTRSKLKQSKTPSKDMVSNSSRMGRKVKITAKSSKRKYVLQSLVRSDRVLRSRSHEKPKAPDSSINLPKVSSKKEKTKQKKKKGQGMRIEVDEYSRIRKHLRYLLNCMSYEQSLITAYSAEGWKGLSLEKLKPEKELQRATSEIFRRKLKIRDLFQRIDSLCAEGKLPESLFDSEGQISSEDIFCAKCGSKDFTADNDIILCDGACDRGFHQYCLTPPLLKDEIPPDDEGWLCPGCDCKVDCIELLNDCQGTNISISDSWEKVFPEAAAAGQNSDQNIGLPSDDSDDNDYDPDEPEIDKKSEGDESSSDESDFTSASDELEASPGDKQNLGIPFDDSEDGDDDYDPDGPDIDENVKEESSSSDFTSDSEDLAAYLDDKELSREVESPGSSGPQGGVVREGSKHGGKKMQSLHGELLSILELNPRQDGGTPVSEKRNVERLNYKKLYDETYGNVSSDSSDDEDFTDTVGPRKRRKSTEVAPASVNGDAFVIKNGKQDRKETEYAPKKSQQSNIQNTSISPAKSQEGSSPSSLCGKTVKPSAYRRLGEAVTQRLYKSFKENQYPDRATKDNLAKELGVTFR is encoded by the exons ATGTTCAAGGCTGAGCACATGGGTGTTTCTCCAGCACAAGTTACTTTTGATGCAAAAAGTTACTCATTCCATAATCAAAGCACACCAGTAGAAACACCTGAATATGGTGCTGAACATAAGCATATTGAAATATTGGAACAAAAACATCAGATTATGTCAGAAACTGTACAGACTGAACCAGGTGATACTAATACTGTAGTCTCCCAATCTGGTGCTAGTGAAGCATTGCATCAGTCCTCTGAAGATGCTAGTGAAGCATTGCATCAGTCTTCTGAAGATGCTACAAAAAGTTCTCTTTCTGAAAATTTAGAATGGCCATCAGAAGGCACACGCAAGAGTATGTTGACTGATAAAAGTTTAGGCCCTAGACCAATTACAATAGACCAGAAACTTGAGTTTGATTCAGAGGATACATGTAATGGACCATCAAAAGAGCAATATTCACTTCGCTCTGGGATTACAGAAAATCATAATGCACTACCGGCCTTCACTGTTAATGAAACTGCAGATGCAGCCAAGAATTCTCTTACCGAGGATTTGGAATTTCCACATGAAGATGCTCGGAATAGTAGTCAGATAGATAAAAGTTTGTGCCCTCAACAATCTATTCCTGAAGAGATACTTGAGTTTTCTTCTGATGGTGCTCATTGTGAACCATTGATAGAAAGACAAAAGGCTGGCTGTGACATTGTAAAAGGTGAATTGTTGGAAATCAGCACTCCATTGTCTAGTTGTACTGCAGCCAATCATCTGGAGCCACCTCCTGCTCTTGTCGCCAAGAGTTATCCTATTATATGTTTAGGTCTACCTCATTTCAAGAAGAACAATGTTCCTGCTACCAAAAAATTACTAATGCTTCATGATGATATGGATACACGCTCAAAACTTAAACAATCAAAAACGCCATCTAAAGATATGGTTAGTAATTCTAGCCGGATGGGCCGGAAGGTTAAAATAActgcaaaatcatcaaaaagaAAATATGTCTTACAATCTTTGGTAAGAAGTGATAGAGTTCTGCGGTCAAGGTCACATGAAAAACCTAAAGCTCCTGATTCCAGTATAAACCTGCCTAAAGTTAGCTCCAAAAAGGAGAAaacaaagcaaaagaagaaaaagggacAAGGAATGAGAATTGAAGTTGATGAATATTCAAGAATCAGGAAACATTTAAGATATTTGCTGAATTGCATGAGCTATGAACAAAGCCTGATCACAGCTTATTCTGCAGAAGGCTGGAAAGGACTAAG CCTAGAAAAGTTAAAGCCAGAAAAGGAGCTGCAACGAGCTACATCTGAAATTTTTCGGCGCAAATTGAAAATACGAGATTTATTTCAACGTATTGATTCACTGTGTGCTGAAGGAAAGCTTCCAGAATCTTTATTCGATTCTGAAGGACAGATTAGCAGTGAGGAT ATATTCTGTGCAAAATGTGGTTCCAAAGACTTCACTGCTGATAATGATATTATACTTTGTGATGGTGCTTGTGACCGAGGGTTCCATCAGTACTGTTTAACACCGCCATTGTTAAAAGACGAAA TTCCTCCCGATGATGAGGGTTGGTTATGCCCTGGATGTGATTGCAAAGTAGATTGCATTGAATTGCTTAATGACTGTCAAGGAACAAATATTTCTATAAGTGACAGCTGGGAG AAGGTTTTCCCTGAGGCTGCAGCTGCTGGACAAAATTCAGATCAGAACATTGGACTTCCATCTGATGATTCTGATGATAATGATTATGATCCTGATGAACCAGAAATTGATAAAAAGAGTGAGGGAGATGAATCAAGCTCTGATGAATCTGACTTCACTTCTGCATCTGATGAATTGGAGGCTTCACCTGGTGATAAGCAGAATTTGGGGATTCCCTTTGATGATTCTGAGGATGGTGATGATGACTATGATCCTGATGGTCCAGATATTGATGAGAACGTGAAGGAGGAGAGTTCAAGTTCTGATTTTACATCCGACTCTGAGGATCTTGCTGCTTATCTTGATGATAAAGAGTTGTCCAGAGAAGTTGAAAGCCCTGGGTCTAGTGGACCCCAAGGAGGTGTTGTTAGAGAAGGATCTAAACATGGTGGAAAAAAGATGCAATCTTTACATGGTGAGCTGTTATCCATTTTAGAGCTGAATCCTAGACAAGATGGAGGCACACCCGTTTCTGAAAAAAGAAATGTTGAGAGATTGAACTACAAAAAACTGTATGAC GAAACATATGGAAATGTTTCATCTGACTCAAGtgatgatgaagatttcacTGATACTGTTGGACCAAGGAAGAGGAGGAAAAGTACAGAAGTTGCTCCAGCATCAGTAAATGGAGATGCTTTTGTGATCAAGAATGGAAAGCAAGACCGAAAAGAGACTGAATATGCTCCTAAGAAAAGTCAACAGTCTAACATCCAAAATACAAGCATATCACCCGCTAAATCACAGGAAGGTTCTTCTCCATCTAGTTTATGTGGTAAAACAGTTAAACCATCTGCGTATAGAAGGCTTGGAGAAGCTGTAACTCAG AGACTTTACAAATCCTTCAAGGAAAACCAATATCCCGATCGAGCTACAAAAGATAATCTGGCAAAAGAGCTAGGAGTCACTTTCCG GTAA